Proteins encoded together in one Actinomycetota bacterium window:
- a CDS encoding DeoR/GlpR family DNA-binding transcription regulator gives MLSAERKLEIAKIINKDGRIKTSELSDMFNVSEMTVLRDLAVLEKEGVLKRVYGGALALNDSSHEIPSKFRDRIHTAEKDIIAAKATALVSKGDSLFLDGSTTCLALARRLKGIPDITVITNGLEIINELKGNPEIKVVSTGGELNMLTNSFYGVLAAGLLKDINLDFCFISAAGISLDAGVTEPNPYNIFIKRSIIKNSARAVLLMDSSKFGKVTLNRVCLMADINTIITDKKPQAGYIDLFKQHQIEVIF, from the coding sequence ATGCTTTCAGCAGAAAGAAAGTTGGAAATCGCCAAGATTATAAACAAGGACGGCCGCATCAAGACCTCCGAACTTTCAGACATGTTCAATGTTTCGGAAATGACGGTATTAAGGGACCTGGCGGTTTTGGAAAAAGAAGGGGTATTAAAAAGGGTATACGGGGGAGCCCTGGCCCTAAATGATTCCTCCCATGAGATTCCCAGCAAATTCCGGGACAGGATACATACTGCTGAAAAAGATATTATAGCGGCCAAGGCTACTGCTTTGGTTAGCAAGGGAGACAGCCTTTTTTTAGATGGCTCTACTACTTGCCTGGCCCTGGCCCGCAGGCTTAAAGGTATTCCCGATATAACTGTGATTACCAACGGGCTGGAAATCATAAATGAGCTTAAGGGTAATCCTGAAATCAAGGTGGTTTCTACCGGGGGCGAGCTCAACATGCTGACCAATAGTTTTTACGGGGTTCTGGCAGCAGGCTTGCTGAAAGACATAAATTTAGACTTTTGCTTTATATCTGCCGCCGGCATATCTTTGGATGCAGGGGTAACTGAACCCAACCCCTACAATATTTTTATAAAGCGTTCTATAATTAAAAATTCGGCAAGGGCCGTATTGCTTATGGACAGCTCTAAATTTGGCAAGGTCACGTTAAATAGGGTTTGCCTAATGGCTGACATTAATACTATAATTACAGACAAGAAACCACAGGCTGGTTATATTGATCTTTTTAAACAACACCAAATAGAGGTAATATTTTAA
- a CDS encoding BlaI/MecI/CopY family transcriptional regulator — protein sequence MKDKETRKKSQEIGISGLNSISNLEANIMKIIWERKKATVREVHELMLRKEIEKKKDSFIPYTTVMSTMNTLAEKKLLNQDRAAKTYIYSPAVTKTELAKSIFQTVADKILAGTNQQNRVNKFISSMQ from the coding sequence ATGAAGGATAAAGAGACTAGAAAAAAGTCACAGGAAATAGGCATAAGTGGCCTAAACAGCATCAGCAACCTGGAAGCCAATATCATGAAAATCATATGGGAACGAAAAAAGGCCACGGTAAGGGAAGTTCATGAACTGATGCTAAGAAAGGAAATAGAGAAAAAGAAAGATAGTTTTATACCTTACACCACGGTTATGTCTACCATGAATACTTTAGCTGAAAAGAAACTTCTAAACCAGGATAGGGCTGCAAAAACTTATATCTATTCCCCGGCAGTGACTAAAACCGAACTGGCAAAAAGCATTTTCCAGACAGTGGCAGACAAGATTCTGGCTGGAACCAATCAGCAAAACAGGGTAAACAAGTTTATAAGCAGCATGCAATAG
- a CDS encoding EutN/CcmL family microcompartment protein, protein MVLGQVIGNVVCTQKDSSLEGKKLMVVKAVDLEGKLLDPFVVAVDLVGVGIGERVLVVNGSSARMTERTREKSIDSVIVAKVDSIKIGQ, encoded by the coding sequence ATGGTTTTAGGCCAAGTGATAGGTAATGTAGTATGCACCCAGAAAGACAGCAGCCTGGAAGGCAAAAAACTAATGGTGGTAAAGGCAGTAGACCTGGAAGGCAAACTGCTGGACCCCTTCGTGGTAGCAGTGGATCTGGTAGGGGTAGGCATCGGAGAAAGGGTGCTGGTGGTTAACGGTAGTTCGGCGCGCATGACTGAACGGACCAGGGAAAAAAGCATTGATTCGGTCATAGTAGCCAAGGTGGACAGTATCAAGATAGGGCAATAA
- a CDS encoding EutN/CcmL family microcompartment protein produces the protein MYYAKVIGNVVATIKHQGLEGKKIQVIQPIDLETGEEQGTFLVALDATSAGIGDIVGYEDGSEATWAFDQEDVPTDATIVALIDKVNINRE, from the coding sequence TTGTATTATGCTAAAGTTATAGGCAATGTGGTGGCTACCATTAAGCACCAGGGACTGGAAGGAAAAAAAATACAGGTTATCCAGCCCATTGACCTGGAGACGGGAGAGGAACAGGGAACATTCCTGGTAGCCCTGGATGCCACTTCTGCAGGCATAGGGGATATCGTAGGCTATGAGGACGGATCTGAAGCTACCTGGGCTTTTGACCAGGAGGATGTGCCTACTGACGCTACCATAGTAGCTTTGATAGACAAGGTTAATATTAACAGGGAGTGA
- the folD gene encoding bifunctional methylenetetrahydrofolate dehydrogenase/methenyltetrahydrofolate cyclohydrolase FolD → MINIAKLINGANISAQIKQEVEIEVSRIKQEKGIVPGLAVILVGDNPASKVYVANKEKGCRQVGIKSETINMPSTVNTPDILAQINKLNRRDDIHGILVQLPLPQQVDTSQVLIAIDPGKDVDGFHPFNMGKLVAQQDCLLPATPAGIIELLKREDIIIKGKNATMVGHSENVGKPTALLLLNEWATVTVCHIETKDLAAHTRDADILIVAAGVPYLIKEEMVKPGAAVIDVGINRIEAAQAGPELLEWRREDFEKKGTTLIGDVDFIRVEPKAGFITPVPGGVGPMTIAMLLKNTLKAAKLAVGQN, encoded by the coding sequence GTGATCAATATAGCTAAGCTAATAAATGGGGCAAATATATCTGCCCAGATAAAACAGGAAGTAGAAATTGAAGTTAGCCGGATAAAACAGGAAAAGGGGATAGTTCCGGGACTGGCAGTGATACTGGTGGGGGATAACCCCGCCTCCAAGGTATATGTGGCTAATAAGGAGAAAGGCTGCCGCCAGGTGGGCATAAAATCAGAGACCATAAATATGCCCAGTACGGTTAATACCCCTGATATTTTAGCCCAGATAAACAAACTTAACCGCAGGGATGATATACACGGCATACTGGTGCAGCTGCCTTTGCCGCAACAGGTGGATACCAGCCAGGTACTGATAGCCATAGATCCCGGAAAAGATGTGGATGGATTCCACCCTTTCAATATGGGCAAGCTGGTAGCACAGCAGGATTGCCTCCTGCCGGCTACTCCTGCCGGCATAATAGAGCTGCTAAAAAGGGAGGATATAATTATCAAGGGAAAGAATGCCACCATGGTGGGCCATAGCGAAAATGTGGGAAAACCCACTGCTTTACTGCTGTTAAATGAATGGGCTACAGTAACTGTATGCCATATAGAGACCAAGGACCTGGCGGCTCATACCAGGGATGCGGATATATTGATAGTAGCGGCAGGGGTCCCCTACCTGATCAAGGAGGAAATGGTAAAGCCGGGAGCAGCAGTTATAGATGTAGGCATAAACAGGATAGAAGCAGCCCAGGCCGGCCCTGAGCTTTTGGAATGGAGAAGAGAGGATTTCGAAAAGAAAGGCACCACCCTTATAGGGGATGTGGATTTTATAAGGGTAGAGCCCAAAGCAGGTTTCATAACTCCGGTGCCGGGCGGAGTGGGGCCCATGACTATAGCCATGCTGCTAAAAAACACTTTGAAGGCGGCTAAGTTGGCGGTTGGTCAAAATTAG
- a CDS encoding formate--tetrahydrofolate ligase, with protein MKSDIEIAQAADMKHIYQIADSVGLDEKYLELYGNYKAKVNLSALESLKDRPDGKYIDITAITPTPLGEGKTVTTIGLSMALNQIGKKTITCIRQPSLGPVFGIKGGAAGGGYSQVLPMEDFNLHLTGDIHAVGIAHNLLAAFLDTHLMKGNDLNIDPFSITLNRVVDVSDRALRNIVVGLGGPLNGIPRETGYDITVASEVMAILALTTSLKDLREKLGKMTIGSTYDGRPVTAEDLKCAGAMAVLLKDAIKPNLVQTIEHTPCFVHTGPFANIAHGNSSILADQLAIKLGDYVVTESGFGADIGAEKFFNIKCRYSGLKPDAAVIVATVRALKMHGGGFEFIPGQGVDRQLMETPNVEAVAKGCQNLEKMIENVKLHGVPVVVAINHFDTDTSQEIETIREKAAAAGAEDAVVSRVWLEGGAGGTGLAEAVVKAAEKKSEFGYLYPLDWPIEQKIETIATRIYGADGVDFLPEARKKLETYTRQGFAHLPICMAKTHLSLSHDPNLKGRPTGFRVPIRDIRVSAGAGFLYPLLGEMRTMPGLPKVPAGTRVDLDQDGNIVGLF; from the coding sequence TTGAAGAGCGATATAGAAATAGCTCAGGCTGCGGACATGAAGCATATTTACCAAATTGCCGATTCGGTAGGGCTGGATGAAAAATATTTGGAGCTTTATGGAAATTACAAGGCTAAGGTAAACCTGTCTGCCTTGGAAAGCTTAAAAGACCGGCCTGATGGAAAGTACATAGACATAACCGCTATTACCCCCACTCCCCTGGGAGAGGGCAAGACAGTAACTACCATAGGGCTTAGCATGGCCTTAAACCAAATAGGGAAAAAGACCATTACCTGTATCAGGCAGCCTTCACTGGGTCCGGTATTTGGGATCAAGGGGGGAGCAGCAGGGGGCGGATATTCACAGGTGCTGCCCATGGAAGATTTTAACCTGCACCTTACCGGGGATATCCATGCGGTGGGAATTGCCCATAACCTGCTGGCTGCTTTTCTGGATACCCACCTGATGAAGGGCAATGACCTTAATATTGATCCTTTCAGCATAACCTTAAACCGGGTAGTGGATGTAAGTGACAGGGCCCTGCGCAATATAGTGGTGGGGCTGGGGGGACCTTTAAACGGCATACCCCGGGAAACCGGTTATGATATCACTGTTGCCAGTGAAGTAATGGCTATCTTGGCTTTAACCACCAGCCTTAAGGATTTGAGGGAAAAATTGGGCAAGATGACTATAGGCTCCACCTATGACGGCCGTCCGGTTACTGCAGAAGACCTAAAATGCGCGGGAGCTATGGCTGTACTGTTAAAAGATGCCATAAAACCCAACCTGGTGCAGACCATTGAGCATACCCCCTGCTTTGTACATACCGGTCCTTTTGCCAATATAGCCCATGGAAACAGTTCTATTTTGGCTGATCAGCTGGCTATAAAGCTGGGAGACTATGTGGTTACCGAAAGCGGGTTTGGAGCGGACATCGGGGCAGAGAAATTCTTTAATATAAAGTGCAGGTATTCTGGGCTTAAGCCTGATGCGGCAGTAATTGTGGCCACGGTAAGGGCGCTTAAGATGCATGGGGGCGGCTTTGAATTTATACCCGGCCAGGGGGTAGACCGGCAGCTTATGGAAACCCCTAATGTGGAGGCGGTTGCCAAGGGCTGCCAGAATTTGGAAAAGATGATAGAAAACGTCAAACTGCATGGGGTGCCGGTGGTAGTGGCCATTAACCATTTTGATACCGATACTTCCCAGGAGATAGAAACCATCAGGGAAAAAGCAGCAGCAGCCGGAGCCGAGGATGCGGTAGTCAGCCGGGTGTGGCTGGAAGGCGGAGCCGGGGGCACAGGGCTGGCGGAAGCAGTAGTAAAAGCGGCGGAAAAGAAATCAGAGTTTGGTTACCTGTATCCCCTGGACTGGCCGATTGAGCAAAAGATTGAGACCATAGCTACCAGGATTTACGGGGCGGATGGGGTAGATTTCTTGCCGGAAGCCCGGAAAAAGTTGGAGACCTATACCAGGCAGGGTTTTGCCCATCTTCCCATATGTATGGCCAAAACCCACCTTTCTTTAAGCCATGACCCAAATTTAAAGGGAAGGCCTACCGGGTTCAGGGTGCCTATCAGGGATATAAGGGTTTCGGCAGGGGCAGGATTTTTGTATCCCCTGCTGGGAGAGATGAGGACCATGCCCGGGCTCCCCAAAGTTCCGGCAGGAACCAGGGTGGATCTGGACCAGGACGGTAATATTGTAGGCTTGTTTTAA
- the lepA gene encoding translation elongation factor 4, with protein MTENRLIRNFSIIAHIDHGKSTLADRILEVTDTVSARDMLDQYLDDMDLERERGITIKSHAVRVLYHSRVDGNTYTLNLIDTPGHVDFSYEVSRSLAACEGAILLVDATQGIQAQTLANIYLALDNELEIIPVVNKIDLKSARVEEVEEELSKILGVSREDIIRVSAKTGEGVHKILEAIVERVPAPGGSMDEPLQALIFDSKYNIYRGVVALIRVVNGSIAKGIKVRFMGEKITTEVEEVGLLAPKMIAKASLGPGEVGYVITGIKEVEHITVGDTITDSQKPAARSLPGYKKPKPMVYCGLFPIEGGDYEDLRDALNKLALNDSSLDFMPESSQALGFGFRCGFLGLLHMEIIKERLEREYGLRLITTSPNVAYMVVLTDGQEVEVTRPSDFPALDKIENIKEPYVNATVITPKDYIGEVMKLCNGKRGEFVDMQYLSMERVEIKYRMPLSEIIVDFFNLLKSVTSGFASLDYELLDYRASDLVKMDMLIAGDMIDELSTIIHRDKAYYLGRELAQKLRKIIPRQNFEVAIQAAIGKRIIAKERIAPYRKDVTSGLYGGDITRKRKVLEKQKEGKKRLKKIGRVEIPDDAFMSFYQIDSGSKG; from the coding sequence ATGACTGAGAACAGGCTTATAAGGAATTTTTCCATAATCGCCCATATCGATCACGGCAAGTCCACTTTGGCGGACCGGATATTGGAAGTTACTGATACGGTAAGTGCCCGGGATATGCTGGATCAATACCTGGATGATATGGACCTGGAAAGGGAAAGGGGTATTACCATTAAGTCCCATGCGGTAAGGGTTCTGTACCACAGCCGCGTAGACGGCAATACCTATACCCTTAACCTGATTGATACCCCGGGGCATGTGGATTTCAGCTATGAGGTTTCCCGGAGCCTGGCTGCCTGCGAAGGGGCCATACTTCTAGTGGATGCCACCCAGGGCATACAGGCCCAGACCCTGGCCAATATATACCTGGCTTTGGATAATGAGCTGGAAATAATTCCGGTGGTAAACAAGATCGATTTAAAAAGTGCCCGGGTAGAAGAGGTGGAAGAAGAGCTATCCAAGATTTTAGGGGTAAGCCGTGAAGACATCATCAGGGTAAGCGCTAAAACCGGCGAGGGAGTTCACAAGATACTGGAAGCCATAGTAGAAAGGGTTCCAGCTCCCGGAGGGAGCATGGATGAGCCGCTGCAGGCCCTCATCTTTGATTCCAAATATAATATATACCGGGGGGTTGTAGCCTTAATCAGGGTGGTAAACGGAAGCATTGCCAAGGGGATAAAGGTAAGGTTTATGGGAGAAAAAATTACCACCGAGGTAGAAGAAGTGGGCCTGTTGGCCCCCAAGATGATAGCCAAGGCATCCCTGGGTCCCGGAGAGGTAGGCTATGTCATTACCGGTATTAAGGAAGTGGAACATATAACGGTGGGCGATACCATAACTGACAGCCAGAAGCCGGCAGCCAGGAGCCTGCCTGGATACAAGAAACCCAAGCCCATGGTATACTGCGGCCTTTTTCCCATAGAAGGGGGAGACTATGAAGATTTAAGGGATGCCTTAAACAAGCTGGCCTTAAATGATTCCTCCCTGGATTTTATGCCTGAATCCTCACAGGCCCTGGGGTTCGGGTTCCGCTGCGGTTTTTTGGGGCTTCTCCATATGGAAATAATCAAGGAACGGCTGGAAAGGGAATACGGCCTGCGCTTGATTACCACTTCCCCCAATGTTGCCTATATGGTGGTGCTTACTGATGGCCAGGAAGTAGAGGTTACCAGGCCTTCGGATTTCCCTGCCCTGGATAAGATTGAAAACATCAAGGAGCCTTATGTAAATGCTACGGTTATAACCCCCAAGGACTATATCGGGGAAGTAATGAAGCTTTGTAACGGCAAGCGGGGGGAGTTTGTGGATATGCAGTATCTTTCCATGGAAAGGGTAGAGATTAAATACAGGATGCCTTTATCAGAGATTATTGTAGATTTCTTTAATCTGCTAAAATCAGTCACTAGCGGTTTTGCCTCTCTGGATTACGAGCTTTTGGATTACCGGGCTTCAGACCTGGTCAAGATGGACATGCTTATTGCTGGTGATATGATTGATGAGCTTTCTACTATCATACACCGGGATAAAGCTTATTATTTAGGCCGGGAGCTGGCCCAAAAATTAAGAAAAATAATACCCCGGCAGAATTTTGAAGTGGCTATACAGGCGGCCATCGGCAAGAGGATCATAGCCAAGGAGAGAATAGCGCCTTACCGGAAGGATGTCACCTCCGGCCTTTACGGGGGAGATATTACCAGGAAGAGAAAGGTTTTGGAAAAGCAGAAGGAAGGCAAAAAGAGGCTTAAAAAAATTGGCCGGGTAGAAATTCCAGATGATGCCTTTATGAGTTTTTACCAGATTGATTCCGGAAGCAAGGGCTAA
- the murJ gene encoding murein biosynthesis integral membrane protein MurJ, translating to MQQDSFLSRKRIFNATVIVILAILLSKVSGLVRDQILAGYFGISYDTDAFTWAHFIPNLFKVLFAESLIIAAFIPIYSSYLASSKRKELQGFVSSVTNIMIVAFIVISVFIFIFSPQIGVLLSNIADNQMDIGKFVVMSRIMIFSLLSLGLSGLVTGILNSHNLFTVPSLAPMVMNVATIVAVILLARHTGIISMAIGVMVGSVLHLLVQLPQLKVSGLKYSFRIDFKHEAVKEIFSLMLPILLSLGAVQLNNSVDNFFALGLGAGNTTALTLSWRVANLPLGVFSVAVITVLYPLFSRQAAADDRKGLKESFSLGVREIGYIMLPATVGLVMLSSPIIKVLFEHYNFSAQDTRTVAYILVFHSLGLVWFGLLMILNRVFYAFKNVKTPLKVAAVSIVVNFGLDWLLIRFMDVGGLALSTSLVAAFNTVALLVILRKKVGNLGGKRIAVSYGKMMLASAVMALCVYGIWKLLESYAYQGLVPLIISLGLTIAAAAVIYIALTYWFKMDEIKFAINLFKKFKDRGFKR from the coding sequence ATGCAGCAGGACAGTTTCTTGTCCCGTAAAAGGATATTTAATGCTACGGTTATAGTAATACTGGCCATTTTGCTGTCCAAGGTAAGCGGACTGGTAAGGGACCAGATTCTGGCTGGATATTTTGGCATAAGTTATGACACCGATGCTTTTACCTGGGCCCATTTTATACCCAACCTGTTTAAGGTCTTGTTCGCAGAGTCTTTAATTATTGCTGCATTTATACCCATATACTCTTCTTATCTGGCTTCTTCCAAAAGGAAGGAGCTGCAGGGCTTTGTAAGTTCAGTGACTAATATTATGATTGTCGCCTTTATAGTAATATCGGTATTTATATTTATATTTTCCCCCCAGATCGGGGTACTGCTTTCTAATATTGCAGACAACCAGATGGATATAGGCAAGTTTGTGGTGATGAGCAGGATAATGATTTTTTCTTTGCTATCGCTGGGCCTTTCCGGGCTGGTAACCGGCATACTGAATTCACATAACCTGTTTACGGTGCCTTCCCTGGCCCCAATGGTGATGAATGTAGCCACTATTGTAGCTGTAATCCTTTTAGCCAGGCATACCGGCATCATCTCCATGGCCATAGGAGTGATGGTTGGCTCGGTTCTACATCTTCTGGTGCAGCTGCCCCAGCTTAAGGTTTCGGGCCTGAAATACAGTTTTCGTATTGATTTTAAACATGAGGCAGTAAAAGAAATATTTTCCCTGATGCTGCCCATATTGCTGAGCCTGGGAGCGGTACAGCTTAATAACAGCGTCGATAATTTCTTTGCCCTGGGTTTGGGGGCCGGAAATACTACCGCCCTTACCTTGTCCTGGAGGGTAGCCAATCTGCCTCTGGGGGTGTTTTCAGTAGCAGTTATAACTGTGCTCTATCCTCTTTTTTCCAGGCAGGCAGCAGCAGATGACAGGAAGGGATTAAAAGAGAGTTTTTCCCTGGGGGTAAGGGAGATAGGTTATATTATGCTTCCGGCCACGGTAGGCCTGGTCATGTTAAGCTCCCCCATAATCAAGGTATTGTTTGAACATTACAATTTTTCAGCCCAGGATACCCGGACAGTGGCCTATATTCTGGTATTTCACAGCCTGGGCCTGGTATGGTTTGGGCTTTTGATGATACTGAACCGGGTTTTTTATGCTTTCAAGAATGTCAAAACCCCTTTAAAGGTGGCGGCGGTGTCTATTGTGGTTAATTTCGGTTTGGACTGGCTGCTTATAAGGTTTATGGATGTAGGAGGCTTGGCCTTGTCTACTTCCCTGGTAGCGGCATTTAACACCGTAGCGCTGCTGGTAATACTGCGCAAAAAGGTAGGTAACCTGGGAGGTAAAAGGATTGCCGTCTCCTATGGTAAAATGATGTTGGCTTCCGCGGTTATGGCTTTATGCGTATACGGCATATGGAAACTGCTGGAAAGCTATGCCTACCAAGGGCTGGTGCCCCTTATCATCAGCCTGGGGTTGACTATAGCGGCAGCCGCGGTAATATATATAGCTTTAACTTACTGGTTTAAAATGGATGAAATTAAATTTGCCATAAATTTGTTTAAAAAATTCAAGGACAGGGGTTTTAAGAGGTAG
- the rpsT gene encoding 30S ribosomal protein S20 has protein sequence MPNIKSQEKRDRQNIKSRTKNRALKTKIRNIQKIFLQAVEEKDVEAAKKNLSLLYKALDKAAKNSAVHDNFVANKKSQAAKKMALLKS, from the coding sequence ATGCCTAATATTAAATCACAGGAAAAAAGAGATAGACAGAATATAAAAAGCAGGACTAAAAACAGGGCCCTTAAGACCAAGATAAGAAATATTCAGAAAATCTTTTTGCAGGCAGTAGAGGAAAAAGATGTGGAAGCAGCCAAGAAAAACTTGAGCCTGCTGTATAAAGCTTTGGATAAAGCTGCAAAAAATAGCGCTGTACACGACAACTTTGTAGCTAATAAAAAGTCCCAGGCAGCTAAAAAAATGGCTTTGCTTAAGTCTTAG
- a CDS encoding ComEC/Rec2 family competence protein: protein MGLLLAGRWDLKTYVLLPLLLMLIPGLAVSAWLRQKKRSAIFKAAGLVVFMLLGWLSYGVNADADVFKAELSGNFKAEGRIASHPQLKGARQQFSLKTGQLFIEGKKVAAGYIEVAADKTMLARDDYVQLEGVIDGDRWVAKRINLRPAPASIYTLRKKAYHCLSNTYYRYLSYRHAALAEAIMLGNRANLGSRLLRDFEQAGIYHILAISGMHISVMAYGFTYFCSKSRWQWVPVVLMLAAFNFIVGPKASLMRATFMLACSVLARSWKRAYSKTAIYFSAYAFLLLLKPSFFKDIGFWLSFLCIGSIIFMVPMAEKLLPWSRFFLFKILNVSVCILAVTLPLNAYFFGMASLGSLLSNIGVLPVFYLLMAVLLLASASILIWPPAGAKFLAAAVPLLGYMEKMASRVAGIGFLWFEIDSLPLAAVVIYYVLLSCLLLLLYLYLTEREKHGQKS, encoded by the coding sequence ATGGGGCTGCTGCTGGCCGGACGGTGGGATCTAAAAACCTATGTGTTGTTGCCGCTGCTGCTGATGCTGATACCGGGATTGGCAGTTTCGGCCTGGTTAAGGCAGAAGAAGAGGTCAGCAATCTTCAAGGCGGCTGGCCTGGTTGTATTCATGCTGCTGGGATGGCTAAGTTACGGTGTGAATGCTGATGCTGATGTATTTAAGGCAGAGTTAAGCGGTAATTTTAAGGCGGAAGGCAGAATTGCCAGCCATCCCCAGCTAAAAGGGGCGCGCCAGCAGTTTAGCCTGAAAACCGGACAGCTGTTTATAGAGGGTAAAAAGGTTGCTGCAGGTTACATAGAGGTAGCTGCTGATAAAACCATGCTGGCCAGGGACGATTATGTACAGCTGGAGGGGGTAATTGACGGGGATAGGTGGGTGGCAAAAAGGATAAATTTGCGCCCTGCTCCCGCCAGCATTTATACCCTAAGAAAAAAGGCATACCATTGCCTGTCCAATACTTATTACCGGTACCTTTCCTACCGGCATGCTGCTTTAGCGGAAGCAATTATGCTGGGAAACCGGGCTAACCTCGGTTCCCGGCTGCTGCGGGATTTTGAGCAGGCGGGAATCTATCACATACTGGCTATTTCCGGTATGCATATTTCAGTTATGGCTTATGGTTTTACCTATTTTTGTTCCAAAAGCAGGTGGCAATGGGTACCGGTGGTATTAATGCTGGCTGCCTTTAACTTCATAGTGGGGCCTAAAGCCAGTTTAATGAGGGCCACCTTTATGCTGGCTTGTTCAGTTTTAGCCCGGTCCTGGAAAAGAGCCTACAGCAAAACTGCAATCTACTTTAGCGCCTACGCTTTTTTGCTGCTTTTAAAGCCTTCATTTTTTAAGGATATAGGGTTCTGGTTATCTTTTTTATGCATAGGTTCCATAATATTTATGGTACCTATGGCCGAAAAACTGCTGCCTTGGTCCAGGTTTTTTTTATTTAAAATCTTGAATGTTTCTGTTTGCATACTGGCGGTTACCTTGCCCTTGAATGCCTATTTCTTTGGCATGGCCTCTTTAGGCAGTCTGCTGTCCAATATAGGGGTGCTGCCGGTGTTCTACCTGCTTATGGCTGTTTTACTCTTGGCTTCGGCATCAATATTGATCTGGCCCCCGGCCGGAGCCAAATTTCTGGCAGCAGCGGTACCCCTGTTGGGCTATATGGAAAAAATGGCCTCCCGGGTGGCAGGGATTGGTTTTCTGTGGTTTGAAATTGATTCCCTGCCCCTGGCGGCAGTGGTAATCTATTATGTGCTTTTATCCTGTTTATTGTTATTATTATACCTGTATTTGACAGAGAGGGAAAAACATGGCCAAAAAAGCTAA
- a CDS encoding ComEA family DNA-binding protein — translation MHKMEKFYRLKLFLDRLRYCREKHFYLMVAAFLVVLLAVFSGLYLKMKADLKTKDNILESYCDPQDASTAMVTVYICGQVARAGVYEVEAGARVSDVLAMAGGPGKDAGLEAINLARKVIDEEKIFIPAAGQSQGSSLISINSASSQLLQTLPGIGPATAQKIVDYRQQQGPFNTVEDLKKVAGIGDKKFQDIKDLISI, via the coding sequence ATGCATAAAATGGAAAAGTTCTACAGGTTAAAACTATTTTTAGACAGGTTGCGCTATTGCCGGGAGAAGCATTTCTACCTCATGGTGGCTGCTTTTCTGGTAGTTTTGCTGGCCGTGTTTTCAGGTTTATACCTAAAGATGAAAGCAGACCTAAAGACCAAGGATAATATCCTGGAAAGTTACTGTGACCCCCAGGATGCAAGCACCGCTATGGTTACCGTTTATATCTGCGGCCAGGTAGCAAGGGCCGGGGTATATGAGGTGGAAGCTGGGGCCAGGGTATCAGATGTGCTGGCTATGGCAGGGGGACCGGGAAAAGATGCAGGTTTAGAGGCCATAAATTTAGCCAGAAAAGTGATTGATGAGGAAAAAATATTTATTCCGGCGGCTGGGCAGAGCCAGGGCAGCAGCCTTATCAGTATTAATTCGGCCTCCAGCCAATTGCTGCAGACCCTTCCGGGGATAGGCCCTGCCACTGCCCAAAAAATTGTGGATTACCGCCAGCAGCAGGGCCCTTTTAATACTGTGGAAGACCTGAAAAAAGTAGCGGGTATAGGGGATAAGAAATTTCAGGACATAAAAGATTTAATATCCATATAG
- a CDS encoding type 1 glutamine amidotransferase, whose translation MRKILMLIEDYFRDEEVIYPYYRFMEAGFEVVTVGPEKGKAYYGKFGYPHTADLAPEEADLNQAAAVIIPGGNAPDKMRINPGLVKLVKDACRQDKVVAAICHGGWMLVEADILKGKKVTGYIAIATDLRNAGGRYLDQEVVVDGKMVTSRKPADLPAFCKAILKLL comes from the coding sequence ATGCGTAAAATATTAATGCTGATAGAAGATTACTTTAGGGATGAAGAAGTTATTTATCCCTATTACCGTTTTATGGAGGCCGGTTTTGAAGTGGTTACGGTGGGCCCGGAAAAGGGAAAGGCCTATTATGGGAAATTTGGTTATCCCCATACTGCAGACCTGGCCCCGGAAGAGGCTGACTTAAACCAGGCGGCAGCAGTGATAATACCGGGCGGCAATGCTCCCGATAAGATGAGGATAAACCCAGGCCTGGTAAAACTGGTAAAAGATGCCTGCCGACAGGACAAGGTAGTTGCCGCTATCTGCCACGGGGGATGGATGCTGGTAGAAGCAGACATACTGAAAGGCAAAAAAGTAACCGGGTATATAGCCATAGCTACTGACCTAAGAAATGCGGGAGGGCGATATTTGGACCAGGAAGTGGTAGTAGACGGTAAAATGGTTACTTCCCGGAAACCGGCAGACCTGCCTGCTTTCTGTAAGGCTATACTAAAGCTGCTTTAG